The genomic stretch TGCTGATCTGCAATAAACGCTGTCTGGGCATAAGATGACCTGTCAGTCATCTTGCGCCTGACGCGCTGCGCCTTTCGCGGCGGCGGTCGTCCTAGAACACCCGCCGTCCCGCGCTATAGGTCTGTTGCACCATCGCGGTATCGCCAAGCAGGCTGAAAACAACCAGATCGGCGCGTTGGCCGCTGTGGATCGTGCCGCGGTCTGTCAGACCGACAGCGCGCGCTGGCGTCTTTGTGACCGTGCCGATCCCGCGCGCCAGATCGTCCCAGATCAGCCCCAGCCGCACCGCGGCCAGCAGCAGCGAGGCCGGGACATAATCCGAGGACAGGATATCCAACCGGTCGCGCGCGGCAAAATCGGCAGCCGCCACATTGCCCGAATGCGACCCGCCCCGGATCAGGTTTGGCGCGCCCATGATCGTGGCAATGCCCCGGCTATGGCAGGCATCTGCCGCCGCAACACTGGTCGGAAATTCCGCCAGGCTGACGCCATGGGCATGGCTGGTCGCGACCTGGTCGGCTGTCGTGTCGTCATGGCTGGCCAGCACCGCGCCAAGACGGCTGGCTGCGGCCACTGTCGCCGCCTCATGCGCGGTGCCGTATTCCGCCTGGAGCGCAGAAAGAAAATCGACATAGCCGCGGAAATCCTCGGCGCTGAAATTATGCTTGCCGCGCACATAGGTTTCGAATTTGGCAATATCGGAAAACTGCCGCTGGCCGGGCGTGTGATCCATCATCGAGACGATCCCGATCCGGTCGTCTTGGGAAAATTCGGCCAGCTCGGCGGCCAAAGTCTCGGAACAGATCTCGGCGCGCAGATGCAAATGATGGCTGATCCGCAGATGGCCCGCCGCGCGCATGGCCAGAATTTCATCCGCCATCAGCCGCGCATATTTGCCATAGCGCTTGCCGCCGCCCGACAGGATCGAGCCGACCCTGATCGCATCATAAACGGTCGTGATCCCACAGCCCGCCAATTCGCGGTCATGCGCCATGATCGCCGCGCGGTAGGGCCAATCCACCTTGGGACGCGGCGACAGATGCCGTTCCA from Yoonia vestfoldensis encodes the following:
- a CDS encoding alpha-D-ribose 1-methylphosphonate 5-triphosphate diphosphatase, with the translated sequence MTNQTILANARLILAGEVIRGALTIKDGLIADIAQGAAVPNGAVDLGGDYLAPGLVELHTDNLERHLSPRPKVDWPYRAAIMAHDRELAGCGITTVYDAIRVGSILSGGGKRYGKYARLMADEILAMRAAGHLRISHHLHLRAEICSETLAAELAEFSQDDRIGIVSMMDHTPGQRQFSDIAKFETYVRGKHNFSAEDFRGYVDFLSALQAEYGTAHEAATVAAASRLGAVLASHDDTTADQVATSHAHGVSLAEFPTSVAAADACHSRGIATIMGAPNLIRGGSHSGNVAAADFAARDRLDILSSDYVPASLLLAAVRLGLIWDDLARGIGTVTKTPARAVGLTDRGTIHSGQRADLVVFSLLGDTAMVQQTYSAGRRVF